Genomic segment of Apium graveolens cultivar Ventura chromosome 7, ASM990537v1, whole genome shotgun sequence:
CAAAAATAGACAGTTTGGACaacttttttataatttttctatccatattattttatttttataccGTATGGATCAATCATTTGGTCTAAAATAATTCTTGTAAAAAAAACAGTGAACAATAAATTATAGtttgaaaattttataatttatttacaACTTGTACCCTTTTTATTTAAACCCATTCTTAACTACTTATTTTATTTTCcttataaaataaaaaacaagCTTCAAATGAAAACAACACACTTGAAAAAATGACAATAATACcataatttcaaaaataatatacAAGAATACCTCTTTTGCAACTCTATGGCCAATTCTAGCAACCTATTACCCATTGTGAGAATGCATAATAACTCAACTTAATCAATATGTGAATCAACCCAATAAACCTAACTTACATCCCTTTTTCTGTGTTTCCACTTTCCACTGCCGACTATCTCTACTAACTTTATCCCCATGCAATTCACGAAATatcttataaatattatatatgaacttttaatattaaattaaattaatttatttttttgaaaaaattataaaatgaaaTCTCTGACTCTATTTAGTTGCTAAAACTTATTctattaatattaaaaaaaaaaattagttgtCGTATTgctttttatttaaattttatatctttctaattttaaaattattaaatttatacaTATTCACCTATAAATTTATATACCATATacaattaaatttttatttttgtactttaTGCCAATTATGTATATGATATAATACAATATTAAGATAATGATAGAAAATATGAGAATTTATAATTATCATAaataagttgataatattatttttattagtaTTAATTTTGGAATTATTTAATTTACTTGATTTACTCATAACATTTATGTTTtttgtaatttgtaatttattaaaattttatagtTTTGACTATAATTTTCAGATGGTGAATATTGTAAATTTTAGTTTAGTTTGtctaattttttatattaaaaactttttaataaaaaaattttgGGTGAATTTTTATGTGACTTCCAAATTCTTACTTTATAGAGTATGTCTACTACTTTAATTATATAAATTgtcttttttattaatttttcattttaaTGACGCATGTGTATATAAAACATTTAAAATTTTGTTTATACTATTTTCACACCTAAtatgttttttgatttgttttttacTTTTTAGTTATTTTTTAATGTAATGTTTGTTTGTTGTAATATTTGGtgtattaattaattaatataatttatttgtacattttaaagtttttttttatgtatttgttctttttatttgtttgtttgtttttttaacTTTTTGAAATCTGTTTGTAATGCACGggatatattataaatattttatatgaacttttaatattgaattaaattaatttatttttttggaaAAAATATAAAATGACACCTCTAACTCTATGTAGTTgctaaaatttattttattttatttttattttagttgtATTTTTTTGCTTAAAATTTCatattttctaattttaatattattaaatttatGCATATTcacttaataaatttattataccATATACAaacaaatttttatttttgtactttacgccaattatatataggatataatacAATATTAAGATAATAATAGAAAATATGAGAATTTATAAATTATCATAAATGCATTGATAACATTATTTTCATTAGTATTAATTTGGATTTAGTTACTTTACTTACTTTACtcatgaaatttatgtttttttaGTTAAATTTACTAAAATTTTATATTGTTGACTCTATAATTTTCAGATGGTGATTATTGTaaattttaatttagtttgtctactttttatattaaaattattttaataaaaaaattttgGGTAAATTTTGGTGTgacttttttaattttttttacaactTATTGTTTATTGTGATTTATGTATTTCTTTTTTTTAGGTTGATAAGTATTAGGATTTTTTTGTAAATCTAGTATATATATAGTTTTTGGTgtttgtttgtttatttttttcAGTTGACAAGTATTAGGAATTTACTAATCTTGACGACCATACCCATCTTAACCCACCTAAACACCCTCAAtccaattatatataggatataatataATGAGTATATACACACTTTTGCACTCTTGAAACCAAATCTTCTCAATTTGAATCgaaaaatatatacatacatatcgCGCATATATTGGACATATTTAGGCTCATCATCTTTAACTTTTTTTGACTTGGGATTATGAAAAAACACCATCTATGAATTTTGTTGACGAATAAAGGATAAGGATACGAATTTTGAAAGAGGGTATCTCGATATACGTCTCCCAGATGCGTATCAAGATGGGAGAGATGCTTATTAAGATATTATTAAGATATGTTACTGTTTTACAAAATGCATATTACACATTACCCACTCTCTGTATGCGTATCAAGCTGGTAGGATAGGCCATCTATTTAGAAATAAGATTTTTCTCTCATATTTTGTTGGAATTCGGGTATTTTTGGCCTTTGTCCACAACactcttttaaaaattattattttaaaaatattaaaaatataaatatgcCATAAATAAAGagaaatataatttttagagTTATTTCTTTATTTTAAGAATAAAATTAGAGGGAAAACACAAAACCGGCCTCCATGCATTCACAATCAAAACCCGAAAAATATGATTTTAAGAATAAATTAGTCTTTTTGTATTTTTTTCTCTGAAAACAAAAAAAAAGCTAAATAAATCTCTAAAAAACTGTAAATCAGATCGGGTGATAGCCAAAAATACCTTTTTTTAGAAGTTGTAACAAGAATACCACTTTTTGGAGTTTATGGTCAAAAATACCCTTCTAATACGCATTTTAGAAATGGGTAAATCTATTACGCATCTGAAAAATGGGTAttacataaaaaaattaaaaaaaaattaaaaaaaaaattaaaaaaaaaagaagaacATGTGATACGCATGTCACAAATGCGTATCACCAGAATCAAATGGGTGATACGCATTTTGTGAATGTGtatcttatttttatttttattttttttttcaattttttttaatacgAATTACCCATTTTAAAAATGCGTATTAGTATACCCAACTGAAAAATGCGTATTAAACGGGTATTTTTGGCCAAAATTTTAAAAAGATGTATTTTTATCACAAACTCTAAAAAAAGAGGTATTTTTGTCAATTTTTCATTCAGATCTTAATACTTTTCAACCAAACGTGGAGCATCACAAGTCACCCCACCACATACTACACTTCTATATTTCACTCAATACACAGTTACTTACAATCACAAAGTCTCGTGTAAGTCTAAGAACACCAGGATGGTGGACAAGACAAAGATGGTGGTGAAGGAGAAGAAGGCCCAGATGGTTCACTCTCCCATTCTCACCTACTTTTCCATGCTTTCCCTTCTTTCTTTATGCCCCCCTTTTGTTATTTTACTGTAAGTCTCAATTTTGATCTTTGTATTtgcatatatgtgtgtatatgtcTTAAAGTTTTGATCTTTTTTGTGGGTTTGTCTTGTTTTATATTCTTGTTTGGTTTTAGATCAATGTTGGCCTTGAATCTTGTTAAAGATTGTATGTTTTTGGTTAAAGATTGTATCTTTTTGTATAAAGTTTGTATCTTTATGTtaaattgtgtgtgtgtgtgtgtgtttgattTGGTCAATAACTGAAATGATATGGAGGCAAGTTATGTTGAGAATAGAAATGGGTTGTGATTCTTTCAAAAGGATGGATCTTGATTTGAATCAGTCATTGCATGTTAAGTTCTTCAAGTTTTGGTTTTTGATTGAAGAATGAATCTGAATTTACCAATTTCCTGGAAAGAATTAATTTTTTAGAGAATAATGAATTATTATGTGATGCAGAATGAAATAAATGTGTTTTTCTAGATATccattttatataataaaatgaaaggaaaatgaagaaggaaTCTTGTGTGTAAGAGATGAAGTAATTTTATAAGCCTTTTGGATCATTTGCTTTACTTTTGAATAAATTGTTTGAATAAAGGTAACTCGCATCTAATTATCATAATTTAATATTGTCTTTAATAATCCTGCTTATTATTGTATTCAAGGATGTGTTACACCTATATGGGGCACTGATTTTAGTGCTTCATGGTTTTAGAGGTTCAGCTAATGATCAATGATTAGAAGAGTCCCAAAAGACTATATTTTGCGGATATGTATTTTAGAACAGTTCAGGCATCCCGATCACATGAAGTTCAGTGTATTTTAGTGGTTACAGTGCGTTGAAATAAGGTAATCTAATTTTAATTTGTTACTACATGTACAGATGGTATACCATGGTGCATGCTGATGGGTCTATATATCAGACATTTGACTTGTTCAGGCAGAATGGGCTTCAGGCATTTTTTGATATCTGGCCAAAACCCACCATGACTGCGTGGAAAATTATTGCGTGTTATGGAGCTTTTGAGGCTGCACTACAGTTGTGGCTACCTGGAAAGAGAGTCGAAGGACCAATTTCCCCTGCTGGAAATAGGCCTGTCTACAAGGTAAATGAACGGCATACATAATGTAATTGACTTCATTTCTGATGCATTAGTTACTAGTAGCCGTGCCATGCATCTAAACTTGTAATTCTGTATATACCATTTTTTTTTGCATTTTCTGCTGAAATGGATTAGACAATTATACTATATTGCTAACCAgatttgattttatttaattgaGGTGTTTTGATATCTTTTGCTTATTGTAGGCGAATGGCATGGCAGCATATGCAGTGACATTAATTACTTACCTTAGTCTTTGGTGGTAAGAGCTCTTCACTTGATCGTGTATTAGGATGATTAAGAAAACAAGGATTTGTATATAGAAGGTCTCAAGTTGAAAACTTTTTtctatataattatttaattacctGGTTTGCGGTATACTGTTTTAGTGTCTCCGGGGATGATATAGATCACTATTGGCTGGTTTAACATTATATACAAACCCTTGGAACCCAGCATGGAAAAAGTTGTGTACTGTTATGCATCTTCTTGAACTTGTAGGAGAAAGTTGCCATTGTTTTTTTGTCTACAACTTCTATATATTTGTATTCATGTGAGAGGGCTGTGGTATTGTCATCATATTCTACAGAAGTAACAAAGCATAAgcttatttcttcatcttctagCAACCATTTGCCAACTTGTTCTGGTGCAAGATTTAACAATATCATTAATTTGGCAtagaattttattttatttttggatGGGTGAGGGGTCTCTGAGCTTCACATAAGAAGGGACAAGTGATAAAGCACATGATATTTTGTGGTTTAGAGTCTTTAGACAGTTGCAACTAGGATTCTAACATGTTACCCGGGATTTGTGATTGTTACATATTTACGCTGTAGTGTTTCGGTTATTTTTCATGAACACCATAGAAATAAGGTACCTTATACTAGCTTGTTTTCAGTAAATAAAAAAGGAAATTGCATGTATATCACATCATGCTAGTTAACTTTTAGCAGAAATGTAGGATCATGTAAATCATTTATGTATCCAAAATATTGAACAAATGAAGCTTTAGTAGGGCTGATCGCGATTAGAAGGTTGTAGGAAGTTGTTTTTCCTCTTTGGTCTTTGTTTAGTGCGAGGCTTTACTAGTTTAATTCTATCTGCTTTTATTGAATATTGAGGTTACTTGCAAAGTGAGTTTTTTCTTAAAAGAATAATAACTATTATTATTCAGTGAACAACCCTTTGGAGAGAGGAACAAATCTAGATTATCTGTATCTGCATAAAACATGTTAAGTTCTGGTTTCTGATTTCAATATATGAACAACAATGTCACACATGGTAAATTCTTAAGAGTTCTCTCTCATTTGTTTTCAGGTTTGGGATAATTAACCCTGCCATGGTCTATGATCATCTCGGAGAAATATATTCAGCCCTTATTTTTGGTAGCTTCATCTTTTGTATATTGCTATACCTAAAGGTGAGATAAAGATGCAGCAGATTTGGGGACTTTTAATACAAATTTTACAAATATAATATTAGTAGTCTTTCTAATACTCGTGTCTCATTGGATACAAGGGTCATCTAGCACCATCTTCAAATGATTCTGGTTCATCAGGCAATGCAATAATCGATTTCTATTGGGTAAGCATCCTTAATGGTATATGATCTCTTATTGTTTGTCTGGTTGTTCCTCTCTTTTTATTCTAGGAAAAAATTTATTGCTTAAATCAGTTTGTAAGTTCTATTTGTTGATGAATCGATAGGTAAGTTCAAGTGAGAAATTCTGTTTATGAGGATCAACAATTATTTTTTTGTCAAGAAAATAAAACGAAAACCTCTTATGTCCTGAGAGCTATTTATATGATCTCTAAGCCTTTATGCATGTCTTCCATACCAGTGATGAAACATGCAATTGTAAAATGTCTTGTCATGCTTCCTGTGAGCCCTTATACACGAGAAAATCTTATAACATCTTATACGTTCTACATCATAGATTTTGATGCTTTCTCCATTGTAAATTAGGATTCTCGACATGGGTTGTGGTCCCTAATATTTAAGTGTTACATATAATATGATGAACCATATTTTCAGTTGCCATCCCCTTTTTTTATACTCATTAAAGTGATTTCTAGCACACAGTATCTAACTTTCACAAAGTCGGTAAAGCATAAAAATCAACATATTTTTTCCATCTACAATTAAAAATGATATCTGAATACTAAAGATCATGGAGATATGAAGTTCTCTTGCAAGTATGACATGCATCAGTACGTGTTGCATACTTCTTGATTTTTCTTACAACAGTTAATATTCATTAAGATGCATAATGGTCTGTTTCTCGTGACAGGGCATGGAGCTGTATCCTCGCATTGGCAAAAACTTTGATATTAAAGTTTTTACCAACTGCAGATTTGGGATGATGTCTTGGGCGGTTCTTGCTTTGACGTATTGCATAAAACAGGTGTGTTCTAGAAGGCGATTCCAACTTCTAAAAATATCTGTAGCAAAGTGTATATGAGACCATACATGCAAAAGCATGTTAAATCTATATGCATACGATTAGTTGTGCACCACCTAAGCATCTTACTATCTTTACTCACATGATAAACCTGACAGTTACCGTCCTACAGAGGTTACAATTCTTGTGAGTGTATATATACTCGTATAAGCTCCTAGTTTTTTTGTCATTAATCTCAGGAAAGGGCATAACTGTCTATAGTTAGTCTCTGAATATTCTAGTAGCTAGTAGATCTTTTTGAGTTAGTAAGAAGATTGAGTTAGATTTCTTTCCAGAGAAGCACCAGCTTGTGAATGGTCTTGTCTGTGTTTTCACCTGATCTATGAGCAAAGGATACATAAATAAGGCATTTGATGCATTTCTCTCTCTGTAAAATGTCTATTCTACCCTTCCTCCTGATTTTCTATATCCTTTTAATTTTTCTTTAGGGTGAGGTCAGGCGGAGGTAAGCCTAGTACTAAGTTTTGTGTTTCTTATGTGACAGTATGAAACATATGGAAAAGCGTCTGATTCAATGTTGGTAAACACTGCATTAATGCTAATTTACATTACAAAGTTTTTCTGGTGGGAAGCTGGATACTGGAATACCATGGATATTGCACATGATCGAGGTATATTTATATACTTTAATCTTTTTGTCTAGTGTCTAGTAGCGGTATTAGCGATTATGTTTGTTTCTAGAAGTAAAGCTGGAGTAGGACCAGTTCTACTTCTTGAGCACTGCATTCTTTTAATTTCTTTTGTTTACCTTGGTTTGTTATTAATTTGCACCAAATGGGTGACTGGTGATAATCGGTGTCCAAAATATTTCCTCTCAAAAGATGAAAGTACAAGAGATTGTCTAAAgcaatatttaaaattattacgCAAGATAACCGGTGTCCTATTCTTGCATAACCTGTCTTGTCCCAGTCCTTTCTTTTGGAAGCAAACTTGGTCTTGTCTGTTCTTCCGTTTGTTTTTTAATCTTTTTTTCTTTTTGGACAGCTGGTTTTTATATATGCTGGGGATGCTTAGTGTGGGTTCCATCTATCTACACTTCTCCTGGAATGTATCTTGTTAATCATCCTGTGAATCTTGGAATCCAAGTATGTGACTCTTGATATGGTTCTAAAATTTCTAATCTATCTATCTGGCACGGTTGATATGGTTCTACGATTTTCAGCAACTATTTAAATttctttttttaattttgttCTTGCACACCACTTGATTGTTGAAAATTGCACTTGGTCAGTTGTCCTTTATCATTGCTGGATTAATTTGATTAAGGATGACAAAATGGTGGCAGTTAAGAATATTTCAACTAAATAGCTGCCTAATGGCTATGCCCAAGTTCTTTTTAGTTGGAACACTTATGCATTAATTACATGTCGGACAACCCAAAAACTGAAGATATAATTGATAATAAGATAATAGGCTACCCATTTAAGTCTTTGAAAGTAAATGTTTTTCTTCAAATTACAAGTATTCACGCGAATTGTACCTGTCTATAAATGATCAAAATTTCCTAGAAAACAATGTACTTGAAATTTTTCATTTTGATGCCATCAATTTTGAATTTGAATACTGGGTGGAAATTTGACTTCCTCAAGGAGATGAGGCTTCTATTTCGGAATGTTGGAAATACTGAGAAATATTTTGACTGCAAAACTGTTCCTCAGagcaaaataaaaaaattagttgTCCCAGTcccaaaaaaatattttttttagcTGTTCCTCTCATCTTATTATATCAGATTGTCCTATTCCCTTTTAAATGTGTATCAAACTTTTAACATGAGTTCGACACATGTAAATCGACCAGGGCGAGGGAACTAATCTGATGAACCTACTTTACCTGATAGGACTGAGAATTTATAAACTACCTATGTGACCTGGGGGCAAAGAGAGGCTAACAAAATCTTCGTTCTTTCTACAGCTTTCTCTGTATATTCTTCTAGCAGGCATATTATGCATATATGTCAATTATGATTGCGACCGGCAAAGGCAAGAGTTCCGTAGAACAAATGGAAAGTCTTTGGTTTGGGGAAAAGCACCATCAAAGGTAACATATATGGAGGACAACCTGACTCACGCAACGCAAGATCAATTAGTTTTCCTTTACTGTAAATTTTTCAGTTTCTTTCACTATAAATTTTGATTAATCACTCTTGCTAGGGGTAATTCTGTTTTGTGTTTTACACAGATTACTGCTTCATATACTACCAGTTCTGGTGAGACAAAAACAAGTCTTCTCCTGACTTCAGGATGGTATGTATATACGCACATCTTAATTATCACATATGATTATGGATAATCGAAGTAATTTGTTCTATTCAAGAATAGTTTTATTATGTAATCTGAATAGGAGTTCTGTGTGATATACAGTAATATAGGTGTGAGTTACGAGCTTGATACAATCTCTCTGTAATTGTTCTTTAGGTTAGATAAATCTTCTtgatttaatatttatatatctTAAACATGTAAACAAAGAAGTCAGAGGATATTTGCATATGAAAAGGGATATCAAATAGTTTAAAGACAAAAAACATCTACCTAGTTGTTGGTAAGAGATCTTGGATTCTCTTATCTCGAACTAATAGATGCTAATGTAGTTATTAgctatgttactcggactcggCTAGAAGTGTCCGATAGGGACACGTGTCCAAGTATCGGACTCGGCAACATAATgaaaaatatacatgtttttgGACTAAAATAAGTGTACAAGTCTGAATGTCCATGTTCAAGTGTCGAGTGTCCGACACGGGTACTCGAAGGTAAAATgaagagtccgagtaacataggTTATTAGGCTAACGCAAAAATCTGTACTGGACGAAATATAGATATCGTATTGTGATGTACAAACAAAATTGCTACCCTAAAGAACCTGTCGTAGACACTACATCTATGAAGTACATATAATGGTAGTAGGGAGTTTGCACTTTTTAAGGGATCTCCGATAGATGCAAACAATGCTCAAGATTTTATTAACATGGTGTCATTAAGAATTTTCCTTCCAAGTAGACAGGTTTATGTACTTGAGTTAGTTTCACTGTTTTTCTAGCAACTGCTCAGGTTTACGATTATTAGCTAAAATAACCTCACTTTTAAGAGTCAAGTCTTTCATAGTCTTTAATAGCAGTTCTTATATTGGCCTAGTTCGATGTTAATGTATCTAGCCTGATATTTGTTAATTGAAATTGAAGTTCACCATTTAATGTATATGAGATGATTagaaatttttattaaaatacgAGTTTCTCCATGTCTAACACACATCCTGTGTTTTTCCCTTGAAGGTGGGGCATATCTCGTCATTTTCATTATTTGCCAGAAATAATGGCTGCCTTCTTTTGGACAGTACCGGCTCTTTTTAGCCATGTAAGCATCACTAGTATTTTTCAGAATGAAGAAGTTCCTTTTAATTCAGGAATACTGCTAATGTTTGTTTATTGTAACAATACGTTTTTGCAGTTTCTTCCATACTTTTACGTTGTCTTCCtgaccatccttctttttgaccGAGCCAAAAGAGATGATGATAGATGTCGTTCGAAGTAAGCAATTTCTTGTATTAACTTTAGTCTTGACACTATCTTTGACTTAATTAGCTAAAATAAATTGGAACTATGTTTCTTTATCATTTTATTTAAACACCAATCTTATAGTAAGATTCTTCTCATATAATGATATAAGTTGTACCAATTTGAAAAATAATTGGCTTTGTTATTCACCAATGTATGACATCTGATCGCTCATTTGAACAAACATCAGAAGACTGGAAAGAAATGTGGTAAAGCTGCCACTGTTTCATCCTTGGGCATCATTTTGCAAATTATTAAGTTCCAAGAGTTTTAAGTATATCGAACTGAGCTCTGTATTGGTAAATAtgaaatgatatttttattaaatcattTTGCAGGTATGGAAAATACTGGAAGTTATATTGCCAAAAGGTTCCATACAGGATTATACCTGGAGTGTATTGAGCATTTATCATATACATTCCGAATATAAGCTTGTGTAACAGTCGACGGTGATCGACTATGATCCCATCTGCAGGATCATTTGTTTTTGTATGCTTTATATTTATAAAGCCTGTACCTATGAATGTCTCAGGTCTTGTAAGATTTTGAACATGATAGTGCTATAAAGTGTTTTAGTATCTAGCTCTAATTGTTATTAGTTGAAGACTCAAACTGAATCATACTCTCTTAATATTCAATGCAGTAGTGTGCTCATTGGCATGCATACATTCGCCATAAAAATGCAGCAGCTGAAAGTGCGCTCGACAAACTGTCCGCATGGCTCATATCATGCATGCACCCCTCTTACCAGGATCATTATAAACTTCTTTTGGAAATGTATTAGACAACACTCAGGAAAAAAAATGCTTTTATGTAAGTGTGAGGTTTGCCGTCTCGTGCGAATGAATTAAACAAGTGAATCGTTGATCGATCCGAATCAATTAAACAAGTGAAACGTTGATCGATTGTAATGAACCAAGGCCTAAGAGATAGAACAATTCCTCACTCGACACCTCAAAGCAAACAAGAGAAAAACCGGAGAAACGTAGAACAGGAGATCCAGAATTGGGAACAAATTAAAGGGGGAAGATACAAGAGAGATTTTGAAAATAAATGAGAACAAAGGTGATAAAGAAAGATCAACACCAACTCAAGATAGAGTAACAGTAACTCCCAAATTAGCGTAATAGTTAAACAAGTAAAAGTAAAAAAAATGACCGGAAAGGACTAGTAGAGTAGTGGCAACCAAAAAAATTAGTGAAACAGCTACTTTTAAAAAGAtcttgttggatttttaatattagtaattaaattaaattaaatgtTCAGAAACCAAAAACAAATAAAGAGATAAACTGCTATGGATTCACTATGATTTACGAGACAGAGATAAGTATAAGAAAGAAATTGTACTGAATAATATAAATACTGGTTACAAGATAGATTTGCTACAATTCGAGATGTAGCCTCTCCCACACTTAACTCCCACAATAATCAACCTGCCTATAATTGTAAACCCTACTTCCTTTCATCCTCCCCATTTTCTCCTAACAAAAGACTATTCTGCCCTTCTTTAAAAATAACAAGTCTTCAGTCCATTTGGGGTTCAATAGCGTGGGTTTTATTACTCTTGGGTCTTCTCACATATGTGAACAGTATAGGTGGCTGGCCTGGGTTTATAGTATTACCCGCGGCTCATACAGCCACCTTGTCCTCAAGGTGGAAAGAAGGGAATCTACTGTCCAACTCTACAAACTGCTCCCAGGTAGCTTCATACTCCAGTAACCCCTCCCATTGAATTAGCACTTCCACAGCCGCAGAGGGAGTTGCTGTGTTTTTTCGCACCCCTAGTACCTTCTCAGGAGTGCCTTCCCAGACTAGTGTGGCACTTATATTGGGAGGTAGGATTGATGTAGCATTGGATTGACCCACTGCTTTCTTTAATTGAGAAACATGAAATACTGGGTGAATTCTCGAAGTGGGTGGTAGCTGCAGTTTGTATGCCACCTTACCTACACGCTGGATCACATCGAATGGGCCATAATAACGAGGTGCCAGCTTGGCACAAGCTCGCGTGGCTACTGACTGTTGCCTGTACGGTTGCAGTTTGAGGTAGACGAGGTCTCCTACCTGGAACTCCAATTCTCTACGAGACTTGTCCTCTTGGTTTTTCATACGTTGTTGAGCCCGTAATAATTGTACCTTCAACTATCAATAATAACATCTCCAACCTGTAACTGATCTTCAATGGCAGAGAGCCCTGTGCTTTCAGGAATGAATTTGATTAATGGTGGGGGATCTCTACCATACAAGGCCTTAAAGGGAGTGAAACCCGTAGACACATGGTACGAAGTATTATACCAATACTCCGCCCAAGATA
This window contains:
- the LOC141672034 gene encoding 7-dehydrocholesterol reductase, producing the protein MVDKTKMVVKEKKAQMVHSPILTYFSMLSLLSLCPPFVILLWYTMVHADGSIYQTFDLFRQNGLQAFFDIWPKPTMTAWKIIACYGAFEAALQLWLPGKRVEGPISPAGNRPVYKANGMAAYAVTLITYLSLWWFGIINPAMVYDHLGEIYSALIFGSFIFCILLYLKGHLAPSSNDSGSSGNAIIDFYWGMELYPRIGKNFDIKVFTNCRFGMMSWAVLALTYCIKQYETYGKASDSMLVNTALMLIYITKFFWWEAGYWNTMDIAHDRAGFYICWGCLVWVPSIYTSPGMYLVNHPVNLGIQLSLYILLAGILCIYVNYDCDRQRQEFRRTNGKSLVWGKAPSKITASYTTSSGETKTSLLLTSGWWGISRHFHYLPEIMAAFFWTVPALFSHFLPYFYVVFLTILLFDRAKRDDDRCRSKYGKYWKLYCQKVPYRIIPGVY
- the LOC141674846 gene encoding uncharacterized protein LOC141674846, which produces MKNQEDKSRRELEFQVGDLVYLKLQPYRQQSVATRACAKLAPRYYGPFDVIQRVGKVAYKLQLPPTSRIHPVFHVSQLKKAVGQSNATSILPPNISATLVWEGTPEKVLGVRKNTATPSAAVEVLIQWEGLLEYEATWEQFVELDSRFPSFHLEDKVAV